A genomic window from Solanum stenotomum isolate F172 chromosome 10, ASM1918654v1, whole genome shotgun sequence includes:
- the LOC125878287 gene encoding uncharacterized protein LOC125878287 translates to MPTKDISFCLLPSELIQYIILQLSLPEIIQLKSVNKSIFSIISDGDFIRNYNHQSSSATWLFLYKKRWRREALLYGFADSSNRWFNILICDMLKQVVPPGEDVYFLTANANIFLFALNNTQQLMSVDIMTRIVKNIPPSPLGPRGTSSWRRSGMKLLSCPNSNCNHFRFLFAEYHQNRPTLFEYNSRVETWEYSWGTSDHEVVSQDYYLDDEFIFLSASNGRSGSVIIGVVRSYECNTTITTTPLVIRPTFNEQHAEDHRLAVGFSWGDSIDLLHVYGDGNMMTIRSDKVNNNSNKRKIKRIKLWGLSRNNGRYWEFVSTAPNELIHKISKPYGAMMGCMQKTQGITRAILMTNLEGTWETIWLSYNNNNNHWACLQLPDCNMTGSNLAGVTFSSGLTLS, encoded by the coding sequence ATGCCTACAAAGGACATCAGTTTTTGCTTACTTCCATCTGAACTTATCCAATATATAATCCTTCAACTTTCATTGCCAGAGATTATCCAACTCAAATCTGTAAATAAGTCCATTTTCTCTATTATTTCTGATGGAGACTTCATTCgtaactacaatcatcaatcaaGCTCCGCCACGTGGCTGTTCCTTTATAAAAAACGTTGGCGTCGTGAAGCCCTTCTCTATGGTTTTGCTGATTCTTCCAATCGTTGGTTCAATATATTGATATGTGATATGTTGAAACAAGTGGTACCACCAGGTGAAGATGTCTACTTTTTGACAGCTAATGCTAATATATTCCTCTTCGCTTTGAATAATACACAACAACTCATGTCAGTTGATATTATGACTAGGATTGTCAAAAACATCCCTCCAAGTCCTTTAGGTCCACGTGGTACATCCTCATGGCGAAGATCCGGTATGAAATTATTATCTTGCCCTAATTCTAATTGTAACCATTTTAGATTCTTGTTTGCTGAATACCATCAAAATCGTCCAACTTTATTTGAGTATAATTCAAGAGTTGAAACATGGGAATATAGTTGGGGAACATCAGATCATGAGGTTGTTAGTCAAGACTACTATTTGGATGATGAATTTATATTCTTAAGTGCATCTAATGGAAGAAGTGGAAGTGTTATCATAGGCGTTGTGCGATCTTATGAATGCAACACTACTATCACTACTACTCCGCTAGTCATCAGACCAACATTCAATGAGCAGCATGCCGAAGATCATCGATTAGCCGTTGGATTTAGTTGGGGGGATTCCATAGATCTATTACACGTCTATGGTGATGGGAATATGATGACTATTAGATCAGACAAAgtcaataataatagtaataaaagaaagataaaGAGAATAAAGTTATGGGGTTTGAGCAGAAATAATGGGAGGTATTGGGAATTTGTATCAACAGCACCAAATGAGTTGATTCATAAAATAAGTAAACCATATGGTGCTATGATGGGGTGTATGCAAAAAACACAAGGCATAACAAGGGCAATTTTGATGACAAATCTTGAGGGTACATGGGAAACTATTTGGTTAAgctataacaacaacaacaatcatTGGGCCTGCCTTCAGTTACCTGATTGCAACATGACAGGCTCAAACCTGGCTGGAGTCACATTCTC